The Armatimonadota bacterium DNA window CATTGGCGGCGATTTGAAGGTCAATAGCCCCCACGAGGTGGTTGAAAGCAAGAGCAACTTCGAGCGAAGGAGTAACGAATGGAAGCCCGACGAACCCTTGCTTCGTTATCGAACCGAACACCGTTCCAGACTCTTCGAATACCTTGAACTGGTCTGAAAGCTCACCCATGGCATAGTAGGTCAGCGACATTGAGCCACTAAGATGTCGAATCGCGGCTAGTCCTCGACCGATGCAACATCGTTCGTTGGCGACGTTGAGAGCTCCGACGGGAGCCCTCACGCTTACCAGGGTGTCACCCTCTTCGGCAAAGCGAGTTGGAGCGGTGCAGGATAGCCGCCGCTCGGGGAATCTCCATCCGTAGTCAGTCTTTCCTTGATAGAACGGGATTCCCTCGCCTGAGGAGTTGTAGCTCTCCCCAGGAGGGGATTGCCCCATGGTCAGCCTAAACTCTTTACCCACCGTCGAAGCCTTCCAACCCTGCGGGATTTGGCCGAGTTCGGAGTCTTGGAAGGAGTCGGGGAACAGGGCGGCGATTTCGGGGGAGAGGCCGAGTTCGGCGGTGGGGTCGCCGCCGCGAGCTTTGATGCGGACCGGGTCGAAGTCGACAAACCACGACCGGAAAATCGCCCGCGCCATCGCCTCCAACGTCTCATTCATCCGCCGATTCAGCTCAATCTTGTCGTCGAGCGACCCAAGGACATTGGCTATGCTGTCTTGAACATCCGCCGAAGGCACTAGCAACGGGACGTCTCGGACGGCAGCCCTGGTTGTCGAGGGAATCGGTGATCCATCGTCGATTTCGCCGAGTTTGCTCGCAATGGCCGCATAGTACAGCCATCGAAAGTTTAGACTGGACTTCGGCTCAAGGTAGTAAGCCGTATCAATAACCCAGAATGGCTCTTTTGAGAAATGGACTCCCCGATACGCTCCTTTTCGTCCAAGGATTACGCCAGGACCTTCCGTTAAGCTGTCGCCTGTCCAGCCGACAGGTCCATTCGTACCGAAAACTCGATAGGGGCCGGAATCAGTGTCGTACCCTCGAATCGCCTTTCCATACTTGAGTTCAACTTCTTCACCCCAAGTCGAGACACGAAACTTCACCTTCAAGACTTGCCTCCAGCCAATAGACCACCTGGGTTCCAGACCATCCCGGCAAGGCTTCGGTGAAGCTCGTACCGTTCGTCAAGATCGGCCTTGACGAATTGCTCGTTCGCGTTGATTGGAAGCGGGCTTTCGCTCCGAGATTCCAAGGAAGGCGTTTTCACGAACCGCTCTCCTCTCGGTCACCTTGAACTCTAAACTCTCTTGTCCTTTTGATGGCCTCACCGGTAGAAAGATCATCCGTCGCCCCGTCTGGTTGGCCCATTAGATCATTTACTGTAGGCTGATCCTCCCCAGATCCGAGGTCTGCTTCGACCACGGCCCTTAGTTTTGCCATCTGGGTCGAAAAAAGCAGGCTCTCGTACGGAGATGCTGGCACCCTTCGAAGCAGCTTGTTTTGCTTCATTCTTAGCCAATTGTGAAATCTGGTCCGAGTAGAGAGAGAATGGTAGCGATTCATTTCTGTTAGGTCATTGATTCCAAGGGTATTCCTGATCTCTTTTGCCAGCATATCTAGGGGTTGGTTCGCTTGGTGCATTACGGTTTGCCAAGCAACATCTGGGCCGACGGTGTCTATAAGGTTCATCGCCATTACTGGTAGTGCGGCCATGGCAAGCTGATATTCTGCGGCCGCCTTTATGACGGCATCTGGAGCCACGAGCGAGAACATGAACTCTTGAACCGGTGCAATGTACTCAGGGACCAGAAAAGACTGAAACAGCTCTTGTCGTAATGCTTCTCTCTCGTGTGTTTCGGCTTCCTTGATTTCGGCATATAGATAAATCACTTTATAGAGATGATCATTGAAGCCTCTCGTACTAAGGACAATATCCTTGAAGCGTGAATTCAATTCTTGTAGCTGCAATTCGTTAAGCTGTTGCTGGAAAGGGAGCCGCCTGTTGAGCAGCAGCGTCGCAAGGCCCGTTGCCGCTCCAACCAATGCAGGAAGCCCCCAAGCCTTGAAGATTTCTTCCCAATTCAAAGCAGCTCACCTTCTCGTAGGAGTGAAGCGGGATTCCAGACCATCTCGGCGAGGCTTCGGTAAAGCTCGTACCGCTCGTCAAGGTCGGTTTTGCCGAATTGTTCGTTGGCATGAAACGGTAGCCCGCTCTCAGAGATGAACCGCAAGAACCCGGGGTTGTTTTGGTAGGCGAGGGGAGCCATTGATCCCGCGAGCAGGTTTTGGCCGAAATAGTGATCCCGCTTTTGCTCGAACGGGAGGGCTCCATAGCTCGCGTTGAAGCTCTTCGGGAGGAGGAGCAGGCCGCCAAACCGGTTTCGATGCCGTCGGAACTCATCTGGATTCGGGAACTCATCGGCGTGTCGCTCCGGCTTGTTCGCCCAGATGTGCTCGACCTCGTACCGCTTCTTGGAATCCTCCGACATGTACTCCTCGTAGCGAGAGGGCATGCCGCTTTGGAGCTCGATGTATTCCGTTATCCGGGCGAGGAGGCAGTGGAGCTGCTTGCGGTTTCCCTGGTGGACGGCCAAGCCGATACCGGCCTCGTGCATGTAGCTGACGTTGAGGAAGTTCTCGGGTTCTTGTTGGAGCTTGTCAAAGAGAACCTGAGCGAGGGGCCCAGGATCGAGACCCCGGATGTCCTTTACAAGATTGAACATCGCATAGAGCATCGGTGAGTACTCGGTTGCCCGGTAATTCCAGATGCGCCACGCGAGAAGGATGTTGATGAACTGACTCACGAGCCGGAACTTGCGGAGAACGACCTCCTCCGAGTCGGTCGACCTGAGAGGAGCCAAAAGGACCAGCGTCTGGAGGGTGAAGCGGTGATGGGCGTTGTAGCGGATGTGCTCCAAGCCCTCCGTCCTGGTTCGGGAGGCCAAGACGATGCGCTGGTATTGGCGGGCGAAGAAGTCGAAGTCCCGGTTGATGAACTGGAAGTAGTCGTCCGAAGCCTTTAGCCCCACGTGGTCGGCTTCGTCGCGGAGCCATCGGTGAAACTCTGTTCCGATGCGGTCGAAGTCCTCGTTCTTGGCCCCTTTCCTTCGCTCGCGAATCTTGGTCGAGTACTGACTCCGGAGCCACGATTTGAAGAAGTCGGCTTCGAGCTTGTTCGAGAAATCGGTATCGGCGTTGCGGTCGAGCTCTTGGATTTCGCGGACGCGGAGCTTCCACCGGTCAGAGGCGGCCTCCCGCTTCTGGGAATCCTGGATGTTGGCAAGGAGGTAGCCCTTTAGCATGTCGGACGGCGTGAGGGAGAGCCCCCTGTCGTTCATGGTCTCGAAGATGGTGTAGGCGTCGTCGTCCGAGTAGGCGGTGATCTCGACGAGGTGGACGTTATCCGCGACCCAGTCGATGAAGAGAGGCAGGGAGTCACCCTTCAGCTCGCCGGGAAAATACTCCTCGATGTCGGCGTAGCGTTGGACAATGTTCCGTACCGATTCCGAGCGGTCAGTCGCGTCGAACGGCTCGCCTTTGTAGAGGGCCTCGAAAGCGGGAACTCGCTCGCTGTCCTTCCCTCCGTCGAGGTTAAAGGCGATGTCGCCGTACTGCTCACTGACTATGAGATCCTGAATCTTCGCCTTCTTCTCGTGGTCCACCTGAAGGTTGTTGAGATAGATCAGGAGGATCGTGAGACTCGTTATTCGCTGTTGACCATCGACAATGAACTTGAGCCCGCCTTTGTCGCTGATGATCACCGAGCCGAGGAAGTAGTGGCCGTAATCGCGAACCTTACTCCAAGGGTCGCCCGCGCGGTGGTCGTCAAGGAAACGATCCGAGAGGTCGTCTATGAGCTCCTGAATCTGCTTCTCTTGCCACTTGTACTCCCGCTGGTAGTAGTCGATGGAGTAGCGTTTGTCCTTGAGGAGCTCACGGACGGTTTGGGCTTTGCCGAGGATTTCTTTCATCAGTGTTTGAGTCTCCACATAGCTGACGCCATTGAATTCAATTCTGCCCGTTGAACACTGCTGACTGGTTCTCAGTCTTAGAGGCAGATATCCGCTCCAATTCTTCATCGCGTTCTACCCTCCACGAGCTAACAACTATGAAGTTACTAATTAGAACCATCGATGTAAGCAAATTCAGGAGCCAGGTTGCGAAATTTGTCTTGAGGGCAAGAACGAGAATAATTATTAGAGCAAGCTGTTGAACTGCGATTCGAGGAAGATGTGGCCGCTCTAAGTAAAAATTCCAGATTGGCTTTCGGCGTTCAATGCAGTACTTTGATTCAGGATCTGAAACATCTGGCACAAAGACAGGGTCTTTGAGAAGTTGTCCAACATTCGCAATCGTCAGGGTGTTTCCAACAAAATCCTGTACGTTGATGAAGATGCAAATAGTCAAGTAAAGCCAAAGTAATCCTGAACTTGCAGCTAGCACAGCGAATCCGAAATACAGGGCGAATGCAGTTAGGACAATTGTTTTCCCTCCGATGACCGCATTGAGTCTAGTCGGAAAATTGACATGTGAGAAGCAGCTTACGATAAGCTCTTTTTCTCGCGCTGCAGACGAGCTGTATCTGTGGTACCAAAGACCGGAAACGAAGGCGAGAAGGAGCCCCGACCATTGCTCCGCGAAAACTTTTGACAGCCATTGATAGAACACTGGGTCTGCAAGCAAGGCGGTTCCCTTGGAGTTGACCCTCCTACCAGCGAGTTCACTTAAATAGCCCAGCATGTTGAGGCTTGGAAAACTAATTCCAACAAGTCCTAGAAAAGTCATAAATCGCTGCGGTGCTTTCAGGCTAAATTCCAGGAGATCCTGGATGTTGGAGAACCCCTTGCTTTGAAGA harbors:
- a CDS encoding DUF262 domain-containing protein — protein: MKEILGKAQTVRELLKDKRYSIDYYQREYKWQEKQIQELIDDLSDRFLDDHRAGDPWSKVRDYGHYFLGSVIISDKGGLKFIVDGQQRITSLTILLIYLNNLQVDHEKKAKIQDLIVSEQYGDIAFNLDGGKDSERVPAFEALYKGEPFDATDRSESVRNIVQRYADIEEYFPGELKGDSLPLFIDWVADNVHLVEITAYSDDDAYTIFETMNDRGLSLTPSDMLKGYLLANIQDSQKREAASDRWKLRVREIQELDRNADTDFSNKLEADFFKSWLRSQYSTKIRERRKGAKNEDFDRIGTEFHRWLRDEADHVGLKASDDYFQFINRDFDFFARQYQRIVLASRTRTEGLEHIRYNAHHRFTLQTLVLLAPLRSTDSEEVVLRKFRLVSQFINILLAWRIWNYRATEYSPMLYAMFNLVKDIRGLDPGPLAQVLFDKLQQEPENFLNVSYMHEAGIGLAVHQGNRKQLHCLLARITEYIELQSGMPSRYEEYMSEDSKKRYEVEHIWANKPERHADEFPNPDEFRRHRNRFGGLLLLPKSFNASYGALPFEQKRDHYFGQNLLAGSMAPLAYQNNPGFLRFISESGLPFHANEQFGKTDLDERYELYRSLAEMVWNPASLLREGELL
- a CDS encoding restriction endonuclease subunit S produces the protein MKVKFRVSTWGEEVELKYGKAIRGYDTDSGPYRVFGTNGPVGWTGDSLTEGPGVILGRKGAYRGVHFSKEPFWVIDTAYYLEPKSSLNFRWLYYAAIASKLGEIDDGSPIPSTTRAAVRDVPLLVPSADVQDSIANVLGSLDDKIELNRRMNETLEAMARAIFRSWFVDFDPVRIKARGGDPTAELGLSPEIAALFPDSFQDSELGQIPQGWKASTVGKEFRLTMGQSPPGESYNSSGEGIPFYQGKTDYGWRFPERRLSCTAPTRFAEEGDTLVSVRAPVGALNVANERCCIGRGLAAIRHLSGSMSLTYYAMGELSDQFKVFEESGTVFGSITKQGFVGLPFVTPSLEVALAFNHLVGAIDLQIAANERESSTLAETRDYLLPRLLSGSLCAGAENA